The Vicia villosa cultivar HV-30 ecotype Madison, WI linkage group LG1, Vvil1.0, whole genome shotgun sequence genome includes a region encoding these proteins:
- the LOC131626263 gene encoding BTB/POZ domain-containing protein At5g47800-like, giving the protein MKFMKLGTKSDTFYTEQATRTLTSEIPSDLVIQINDVTYLLHRFALLAKCGLLQRLCYESSDSESATVELHDIPGGEDAFELCAKFCYGISINISAHNFVSAFCAAKFLRMNESVEKGNFVGKLESFFNSCILESWKDPIATLQSTATLPEWSENLGIVRKCIDSIIEKILTPSQQVKWSFTYTRPGYTKKQHHSVPKDWWTEDVSDLDIDLFRCIIMAIRSTYVLPPQLIGEALHVYACRWLPGITKLNKSSGSSASQTEESKLKNRKILETIVGMIPADRGSVSVGFLFRLLSISIHLNASSVIKTELIRRASLQFEEATVSDLLYPSKSSSDQNYYDIELVLAVLETFLKLWKRMSPGAVDNSYFLRSIRNVGKLIDSYLQVVARDDNMQVSKFVSLAETVPSIARVDHNDLYKAIDIYLKVHPDLSKADKKRLCGILDCQKLTPEVRGHAVKNELLPLRTVVQLLYFEQEKESMANTGHKLLKQHEMILGAKQRTTTKDSQSKQSLGTTQILESREKDQHRTKRMDGNLAVEMDKKMVIRGRDIEEKDESSSSYKLEVDPKNMIRRARSKSEHSIKRADREK; this is encoded by the exons atgaAGTTCATGAAACTAGGGACAAAGTCGGATACTTTCTACACCGAACAAGCTACGAG GACGTTGACATCAGAAATACCCTCAGATCTTGTGATACAAATCAACGATGTTACTTATCTTCTACACCGG TTTGCGCTTCTTGCGAAATGTGGACTCCTACAGAGGCTTTGCTACGAGTCTAGTGACTCGGAGAGTGCCACTGTGGAGCTTCATGATATACCTGGAGGGGAAGATGCTTTTGAGCTTTGTGCTAAGTTTTGTTATGGAATTTCAATCAACATTAGTGCTCATAACTTTGTATCTGCATTTTGTGCTGCCAAGTTCCTTCGAATGAATGAATCCGTTGAGAAGGGAAATTTCGTAGGAAAACTCGAGTCTTTCTTCAATTCATGCATTCTTGAAAGCTGGAAGGATCCCATTGCGACCCTTCAGAGTACTGCTACGTTACCAGAGTGGTCTGAGAATCTCGGTATTGTCAGAAAGTGCATCGATTCCATAATTGAGAAAATTCTCACACCCTCACAACAG GTGAAATGGTCCTTCACCTATACCAGACCCGGTTACACGAAAAAACAGCATCATTCTGTTCCAAAGGATTGGTGGACTGAGGATGTTTCTGATCTCGACATAGATCTTTTCAGATGCATAATAATGGCTATTCGATCAACCTACGTTCTTCCTCCACAGCTTATCGGCGAAGCTTTACATGTCTATGCGTGTCGGTGGCTACCGGGAATCACAAAGCTGAATAAAAGTTCAGGCAGTTCAGCGTCTCAAACCGAAGAATCTAAGCTGAAAAATCGAAAAATCCTTGAAACAATCGTAGGCATGATTCCTGCAGATAGAGGTTCTGTTTCAGTCGGGTTCTTGTTTCGACTTCTCAGCATTTCAATCCATTTGAACGCCTCGTCCGTGATAAAGACGGAACTAATAAGACGAGCTAGCTTACAGTTTGAGGAGGCAACAGTGAGTGACCTTCTTTATCCTTCGAAATCGTCTTCTGATCAGAATTATTATGATATAGAATTAGTTCTAGCAGTGTTGGAAACTTTCCTAAAGCTTTGGAAAAGAATGTCCCCTGGTGCAGTAGATAACAGCTACTTTTTGAGATCGATCAGAAATGTCGGAAAACTCATAGATTCCTATCTTCAAGTAGTTGCAAGAGATGATAATATGCAAGTCTCAAAGTTTGTTTCTCTTGCTGAAACCGTGCCGAGCATTGCTCGAGTTGACCACAATGATCTATACAAGGCAATTGACATCTACCTTAAG GTACATCCTGACCTGAGTAAAGCAGACAAGAAGAGACTATGTGGAATTCTAGATTGCCAAAAACTCACGCCAGAAGTGCGCGGCCACGCAGTCAAAAACGAGCTTCTGCCATTAAGAACTGTAGTGCAGCTTCTGTACTTCGAACAAGAGAAAGAATCTATGGCAAACACCGGTCACAAACTGTTAAAACAACATGAGATGATTCTAGGAGCAAAACAAAGAACAACTACAAAGGATAGCCAAAGCAAGCAATCATTAGGAACCACGCAGATTCTTGAAAGTCGAGAAAAAGATCAGCACAGGACTAAAAGAATGGATGGAAATTTGGCAGTAGAGATGGACAAAAAGATGGTAATAAGAGGAAGAGACATtgaagagaaagatgaaagtAGTTCAAGCTACAAGTTGGAAGTTGATCCTAAAAATATGATAAGAAGGGCAAGAAGTAAATCAGAACATAGCATCAAAAGGGCAGATAGAGAAAAATAA
- the LOC131645233 gene encoding BTB/POZ domain-containing protein At5g47800-like, producing MKFMKLGTKSDTFFTEQSNRRTLTSDIPSDIVIQINDVTYLLHKDALLPKCGLLRRLCDESNDSESVNMELHDIPGGKEAFEFCAKFCYGISIEISAHSFVPAFCAAKFLIMNESVAKGNFEGKLEVFFNSFILESWRDPIATLQSTVTLPEWSENLGIVKKCIDSIIEKILIPSYEVNWSFTYSRPGYTKKQYHPVPKDWWTEDVSDLDIDLFRCLIMIIQSTYVHPPQLIGEALHVYACRWLPDITKVNKSSDSSASQTEESKVKNRKILETIVSMIPVDKGSVLVGFLFRLLGISVHLNASLMVKTELIRRASLQFEEATLSDLVYPSKSSSDRYYYDIDLVQAVLETFLKQWKRMSPSAVDNNYLFKSIRNIGKLIDSYLQVVAMDDNMQVSKFVSLAETVPSIARVDHDYLYKAIDIYLKVHPDMSKADKKKLCGILDCQKLTPEMCHQAVKNELLPLRTVVQVLYFEQEKLSMANTSQRMDANLALELEKKMGI from the exons ATGAAGTTCATGAAACTTGGGACAAAGTCAGATACTTTCTTCACTGAACAATCCAACAG GAGGACATTGACATCGGATATACCGTCTGACATTGTAATACAAATCAATGATGTTACTTATCTTCTGCACAAG GATGCGCTTCTTCCAAAATGCGGTCTCCTACGAAGGCTTTGCGACGAATCTAATGATTCAGAGAGTGTCAATATGGAGCTTCATGATATACCTGGAGGGAAAGAAGCTTTTGAATTCTGTGCCAAGTTTTGTTATGGAATTTCTATTGAAATTAGTGCTCATAGCTTTGTACCTGCATTTTGTGCTGCCAAGTTCCTTATAATGAATGAATCCGTTGCCAAGGGAAACTTTGAAGGAAAACTTGAGGTTTTCTTCAACTCGTTCATTCTTGAAAGCTGGAGAGATCCCATTGCAACCCTTCAGAGTACTGTTACATTACCAGAGTGGTCTGAGAATCTCGGTATTGTCAAAAAGTGCAttgattccatcattgagaaaaTTCTCATACCCTCGTACGAG GTTAATTGGTCTTTCACCTACTCTAGACCCGGTTACACGAAAAAACAGTACCATCCTGTCCCAAAGGATTGGTGGACTGAGGATGTTTCTGATCTCGACATAGATCTTTTCCGGTGCTTAATAATGATTATTCAATCAACCTACGTGCATCCTCCTCAGCTTATCGGCGAAGCTTTACATGTCTACGCGTGTCGGTGGCTTCCGGACATCACAAAGGTTAATAAAAGTTCAGACAGTTCAGCATCTCAAACAGAAGAATCTAAGGTGAAAAATAGGAAAATTCTTGAAACAATTGTAAGTATGATTCCGGTGGATAAAGGGTCGGTTTTAGTTGGTTTCTTGTTTAGACTTCTCGGCATTTCAGTCCATTTGAATGCCTCGTTAATGGTAAAGACAGAACTAATAAGGAGAGCTAGCTTACAGTTTGAAGAGGCAACATTGAGCGACCTTGTTTATCCTTCAAAATCCTCTTCCGACCGGTATTATTACGATATTGATTTAGTTCAAGCCGTGTTGGAAACTTTCCTAAAGCAATGGAAAAGAATGTCCCCTAGTGCTGTGGATAACAACTACTTATTCAAATCAATCAGAAATATCGGAAAACTCATAGATTCCTATCTTCAAGTGGTTGCTATGGATGATAATATGCAAGTCTCAAAGTTTGTTTCTCTTGCTGAAACCGTGCCGAGCATTGCTCGAGTTGACCACGATTATCTATACAAGGCAATTGACATCTACCTTAAG GTACATCCTGATATGAGTAAGGCAGACAAGAAGAAACTGTGTGGGATCCTAGATTGCCAGAAGCTTACCCCGGAAATGTGCCACCAAGCCGTGAAGAACGAGCTTCTGCCGTTAAGAACTGTAGTGCAGGTTCTgtactttgaacaagagaaattaTCAATGGCAAACACAAGTCAAAGAATGGATGCAAATTTGGCATTGGAATTGGAAAAAAAGATGGGAATATGA